The DNA segment TCTAGCAAGTTTTCTTATATAATCAAGTTGCTTTTCCTCATCAAAATTTGCATTCATAATTAATGTTTCATAATTATTTTCTTTTAAATTTTGATCTATGTACTTCAAAGTATTTGAACTTACATAAGAGTGTAAACATGGAACAATCACTCCAATAATTTTGCTATCTGTCCCTTTTAAGGCCTTAGCAAATGTATTAGGCGTGTAATTATACTCCTCTACTATTTTTTTTATTTTTTCTCTAGTTTCTTTTTTTAAATTTCCACCGTTAAAGTATCTAGATACAGTAGTAGAACCTACTCCTGCCATTTTGGCTATATCTACTATAGTCAATTTTTTCATAAAATACTATAACCCCCTTAGCTATCTTATATCAATATCTTTCACTTTTTCTAAAAAATTTTTTACTTTATATAAACACATATCTTATTATAAACTATACATAAAAATAAATAAAGTCTTTAATAAAGTTTTACGACTGCAATTATTTTATCAAATTTTCCGGTAAGTTGTATTAGTCTACGTTCTACGTTTGAATAATACAGCTTTAATAAAACCTTATAATAATTATTTTAAAGTGTATTCAGTGAAGAATGAAAAAATTAATACATATAGTATCTTTTTCTTGAACTCCTTTTCAAAAAGTGGTATATTCTTCCTTGGAGGTTATTATGATAGTTCAATTAAAAAACATATCCAAACAATATAAAGATGCTAAGTTTAAACTTCAAAATATTTCTTTTGATATAAATAAGAAAGAAGTTATTGGAATTATTGGGCGTAATGGTACTGGAAAAAGCACTATTTTGAAAATGATTAATGGCATTGTCAACTATGATAGCGGTGATATTCTTTATAAGAATCAATCTCTTAGTGAACTGACTCCAGCTACTCTTAGACAAACTAGAAAAAATCTTGCTTATATATTTCAACATTCTAATCTTATTGATAACAAAAGTGTATATTATCATTTAAGCCTGGTATATAAATTAAATAAAGTCCCTGTTGATAAAAAGAAGGTAAATTATATCCTTGAGTTTATGAATATATCCCGTCTAAAAGACAGT comes from the Gemella morbillorum genome and includes:
- a CDS encoding ATP-binding cassette domain-containing protein, which codes for MIVQLKNISKQYKDAKFKLQNISFDINKKEVIGIIGRNGTGKSTILKMINGIVNYDSGDILYKNQSLSELTPATLRQTRKNLAYIFQHSNLIDNKSVYYHLSLVYKLNKVPVDKKKVNYILEFMNISRLKDSLCGSLSGGEQQKVAIAMALLQEPEVLLCDEISSALDTNSEKEIFTLLNKLRETSDISIVMISHSLSLLKNFCDKVIIIDDSTIKDIIIPNKDIKDDYDSNYYKYVKEFLLDD